Genomic segment of Nitrospirota bacterium:
ACCTTTATTGGGACTTCACTATGTCGGAGGATTTTTTATGGCATGGCTTTTCCGCCTGAATAAACTCGTCACTCTTGTAGGAGTGAGCGTAAATAACCCCTGGACTATTGTTCCGTTGTCCTCCTTTTGCGTCTGGTTCGGGGCGAAATTAATCGGAATAAAACAGGTGTTGCCTGACGTGGAATGGGGCAGCATAACTTTCGGTAAAATTGCGGGCAAGCTGACGGACCTGAATAGTTTAATGACTCTCGTCAAAGAGTTAATGCCTCTCATAGCATCTTTTTTTGTCGGCGCCACCATCGTCGGTGCGGTGTCAGCGGTTGCGGGCTATTTTATTGTCCACAACCTGGTAACCAGATACCAGCAGAAAGCACATGACGCCGCATAAACTGACCCGCACGCATGTCCTGCTTTTCATCGCGACTTTTATAACAACCACTCTTGCGGGCGCGCTGATGAAAAACGTCATACCGTGGGAGCATCCTGAAAAACTCTACCTCGGACTGCCGTTTTCACTTACGCTGCTCCTTATTTTAATGACACATGAATTATCGCATTACTTCATGTCCCTGAAGCACAACGTCTCAGCAACTCTTCCGTATTTCATCCCGGCCCCTTCCATAATCGGTACGTTTGGCGCTGTTATCAAAATGAAACCCCCGATTCCCGACAGGCGGTCGCTTATCGACATAGGCGCCTCAGGGCCGATCGGCGGATTCATCATAGCAGTGATCGCCACGGTCATAGGATTAAATTTTTCTGAGGTCAAACCGATGGGAGAATTGCAGGAAGGACTTTCATTCGGCAGTTCAATACTATTTAATTTTTTATCCGAAATAATTCTCAATATCGATCCTGACAAATACGACGTACTGCTCCACCCTGTTGCCTTTGCCGGCTGGATTGGCCTTCTGGTCACATCGTTGAACCTGCTTCCAATCGGCCAGCTTGACGGCGGCCATATTACTTACGCCCTGCTTGGAGACAAACATGCGTGGATCTCAAAGGGCATGATCCCTGTATTGATTATCCTCGGCATTTTGTTCTGGAGCGGGTGGATTGTATGGGCGGTGATAATGATCTTTTTAGGCTACAGGCATCCGCCTGTGGTTTATCCCTATATTCAGCTTGACAGGAAAAGAAAGGTCATCGGATGGATCACGTTTGTAATTTTCATCTTGACCTTCACTCCCGCGCCTGTGAAGGGGATGTAGCCTTTTCGTTCAACTGCCCGAAATAATCTTTCCCTCGTATGATACAAGATGTGTGGTAACAGGGATCCCATCCGCAATCTCTTCAGCGTATATTTTTGCATGAGCGCAGACTTTCGAGAATAGTAACAAGTGACGGGTGACGGGTGACGAGTTAATAAAGTCAAAAATTTCTCTTGCGGTATTGAATTCCTGGTCCTCAGGCACAGCAATTCCGAGAGAGTTTAAAAATTCAACGGCCTTCCTCATATCAATCGCTCCGAATCTCACATGGGTCTGCGGGGTCGCCATTGCAATCTTGACCATCTTGGCCCACTGCGCGCAGAGATGGATTTTTTTAAATCCAAGTTTTTTTGCCTCCCGCAGCGAGTATTCGAGATAGTCGCCGATGAGGACATATGATTCTTCGGGAAGATTATATTCCGCCATATGCGCCTTTTCAGATGTCCGTCCCGCAGAAAGGACTATCTCCTGAAGCCCCACCGCCTTTGCCACTTTCATTGAAGAAGTAATTGTAGCTGTCCACGCTTCGGCAGATACAGGTTTGACAATACCCGTTGTTCCCAGTATCGAGATGCCGCCCGTTATGCCGAGCCGGGCGTTTAAAGTCTTCTTTGCCAGCTCCTCACCCTGCGGGACGGAGATGGTAACTTCAAGAAGTACAGAAGTGCAGAAGTGCAGAAGCGCAGAAGATATGTTGGTTTCCGAGTAGCTTTTCTCATCTTTCGCTTTTGCACTTTTATACTTCTGCACTTTTGCACTATTATCCAGCAACGCTTCCCTTACTGCCTCTTCAATCATCTTTCTCGGTACGGGGTTGATTGCCGCTTCACCAACAGGGACGGGAAGTCCGGGCTTCGTTACAATGCCAACGCCCTTGCCGCCTTTGATTAAAATCAGGGATTGGGGATTGGGGATTGGGGATTGCGCCCCATCCCCTTGCTGAGGGGGTTCTGTGCTCTGTGCTCTGTGCTCTGTGCTCTGAATTTTGACTTCCGCCGCTATCTCCGCGCCGTTTGTTATATCAGGGTCATCTCCCGCGTCCTTGATAACGGATGCGCGGGCGATTAGTTGAGAGTTAAGAGTTATGAGTTCAGAGTGATGAATTTTAAAACTAACCCTGCTGCCGTCAGGGAAGGGAATGTCAACATCAGTGACGGGTGACGGGTGACGGGTGACGAGCAAGGCTGCCGCCTTCGCCGCCGCTGCCGCGCATGCGCCTGTTGTATATCCTGAACGTAAATGCTTTTTCATTGATCAAAATTAAACCATATAGAAAATGATAAAATCATCCGCAGATTCCGCAGATTAAACACACGAATTAATATTTTTAAATCTGTGTAGCTCTGTGTAATCTGTGGATGGAGTTTTCTCCGTGCCTCTGTGGTTAATTTGTTTATAGCGGAATCTACTTCCTGCCAAAGTCGTCGTCAAAACGGATGATGTCGTCCTCTTCAAGATAGTTTCCAATCTGCACTTCTATGAGATGAAGAGGGATCTTGCCCGGATTTTCAAGGCGATGAGGCGAGGTCTTGGCAACATAGGTGGACTGGTTTTCTTCAAGGAAAATGGTCTGGTCGCCATTTACAATTTTAGCTGTGCCCTGGACCACGATCCAGTGTTCGCTTCTGTGGTGGTGCATTTGCAGGGACAGTTTTGCCCCCGGATAAACTACGATGCGCTTTATCTTGGAAGTTTTATTTTCTTCAAGCACCGTATAAGTCCCCCATGGGCGATAGGCAGTGGTATGCGCCTTATATTCATTGCGTCCCTGTTTCTTGAGCTCCTGCACTATGGACTTAACGTTCTTGCTTTTTTCAAGGTCTGATACAAAAACCGTATCGGGCGTTTCCACCACCACAATGTTTTCAATATCGTTTGTTACAACCAGACGGTTATTGCCGCGTATCAAACAATTTTTGGTGTTCTTGAGAATTACGTCACCTTCAACAACATTGTTGTTTGCCCCCTTCGGTAAAAAATCGTAAAGGGATTTCCAGGAGCCGATGTCGCTCCACCCGAAATCAGACGGGAGCACAACGCCTTTTTTTGTCTTCTCCATTATGGCGTAATCAATGGAGATATCAGGCAGGGACTGATATTTGCTCAGAGGTACGGAGGCCGCCTTTGAAACCATCCGTTGCATGTTTTTAAAAAGGTCCGGTGCATATGCCCTGAATTCGTTCAAGAGCACAGATGCCTTGAAGGCAAACATTCCGCTGTTCCAGAAAAAGTTCCCTGCTTTGAGATAATACCGTGCGGTCTTATCATCGGGTTTCTCCACAAACCGTTTGATGGCAAAGGCGCCGTTTTGCACAGGTTTGGCCCCTTCTATATATCCATAGCCCGTTTCCGGGTAGTCGGGTTTTATGCCGAACGTTACGATGTAGTCTTTTTTTGCGAGTGACACCGCTGTCATCAATCTCGCCTGAAATCCTTCAACATCTTTAATTACATGATCAGAGGGGAATATCAAAATCACCGCATCTTTTTCAGTCTTCAGAATATTCATGACCGCAAGAAGTATGGCTGGGGCTGTGTTGCGTCCGCAGGGCTCGGCAATGATCTTCCCTTTGGACGGTACGCCGATTTCCTCAAGGTGCCGCGCTATTTCAAAAAAATGTTCATCTCCGCAGACAACCCGGATATCTTTCGCCTCAAAGAGGGGGAACAATCTTTTGATCGTGCCTTGAATCAACGAGTCGGACCCGACAAGACTAACTAATTGTTTCGGGAAAAGCTCTCTGGAAACGGGCCATAATCTTGAGCCGCTGCCGCCTGCCAACAGGACGGGAAATGTTTTAATTTCTTTTTTTGACATGTATTTTTTTGACCCCTAATGCTGAAAAAAATAGTTTCAAGGTTTCAAGTCCTTAAAACATTATATTGGTTTACAACCGGTAAGGTCAACAAATTGAATGTTATCAAGTAATCTCAATTTACAAAAGCCCTATGCCCCAGGGATGCGCATTTTTCCCAAGCTGGATGGTATCTATTACTTTATTGTTTTTCAGATCAATCACCGAAATGCTGTTGTCGGCCTTGTTGGCTACATAGGCTTTCCTGGCAGCAGGATCTATCGCAATTCCTTTTGGCGATGCCCCGACCTTTATTGATCCTGCCGCGGTATTAGTGGCGGTATCAATTACTGCCACACTGTTGTCACCGGCGCAAGTAACGTAAATCTTGTTGGCAGACGCATCAATGCCTATATACCAGGGATTTAATCCAACCTGCACCGTCCCTTCAACCTTATTGGCTGCCGTATCTATAATAGAAACGGCGCTATCATCATGACTTGTTACATATATTTTTTTGCTTGCGGGACTGTAAGCCGCCCCAAGAGGTATCTTGCCGACCGGTATCTTTGCAGTTTCGGAATGGTCTTTGAGATTGATTACTGAAACATACCGGCCGCCCGAAATAACAACAAATGCAAGTTTCTTGTCAGGGACAAGCGCCGTTTCAAAAGGCCCGGTCCCATCAAATTTTATTCTGCCTTTTATTGAATCATTTGTAATATCAATGATGGTTACGCTTTTATTTTCCTTATCATCGGTATTTGTGACATAAGCGAGATTTGCCTCAGGATCAATTGCCATATGCATCGGTCCAATGTCTGTTTTAATGGTGTTCACAACCTTATTGGTTGACGTGTCAATAACAGATACCGAACTGCTTTCGGCATTTGAATTAAGGACGTATATCTTTTTTTTGTCAGGACTGACCGCAAGGCCCGCAGGCCATTTTCCTACTTGAATTGTTTCCAGTATCTGATTATTCGCAGTATCTATTACAGCTACATTCTCAGCTCCTGAATTCACTACATAAAGCCTTGCGGCTTTTGCAGAGCGGGTGGCATCGCTTCCGCTTACTGTAACAGGAGGTATTGCAAGCGACAAGAACAGAAGCAGAAAGATTCGCAGTGAGTTCATTAGTTATACCCTTCCTATAATTGCAATCAAAAGAAGTTATTGAAGCTCTGCATAGGGGTAGAATATTTTATCCTTCTAACTTTCTCCAGCAATCATCGCTGTCCAAAGTTTCCTGCAATATGTCCATTAACTCCTGCTCGGCGGCCGGACTGCCGTTTTTCAAATCCAGGAGCAGCTTCTTAGAAAGCTCCACAATGCACATAGTGTCCTTCTTTATCAACTGTACCCTGTAAATAAGGGTATCCAGCAAATAAAATACCCTGAACAATATTACCGTATTGTCAATCTGCCGGATCTTTGCTTCAATTATGTCATATGCCGGCACTTTATCATCCGGGACTCGTGGATCCATGGCCTTTCCTGTTAGGACCTTATCAATATTTTTTTAAAGTGTAATTTTACATTTATCATTATGTTTTGTCACTTAAAAAATATTGAATTAAAAAATAATAATACCCCTCCTCAATTGCCCAATTATTCCCGGACATTAATAAAGAAAGGCGCGCTTAGAGGAACTCTTTTGATTACGTGCTGACAGGGGGGCAATTCAAAGGGTAAGTCAGAAATGGAAAATCAAGTTTTATGAACATTATTAATAAGATGTAAAAAGGTCCCTACCGTGCGACAAATGTTTGCCAATCCTTCCTCGCCCTTAACCTTAATATGAAATTCACATGTTGCACAGGAGCAAACTTTGTATAAAGGTGAACACCTTAACGGGGTATTGAATTTCCCGGCAATTATCCAGCAAATTCTACCTCCGTTGGTCCCGCTGTTCAGGCCATCAGCCAAGATTTCGGTTGCAACCGGACAGAGAGCGAATGTGTTACCGTTTTCATCAAATGACGGCCCTTGTCCGCACTTCATAAATTCCCAGCAGTTAATTTTCCCCATCCTTTTTTTCCATCAATTGTGCAATTCTTTTATATGTTAAATAATTATTTCATTATCCAGATGCTAAGTAAAGGTAAAATTCACATCAAAGAAACTGCCCTTACAGACATACGCAGGCTTCGGCATAATGCTGCACAAAACGTTATAGTGAATGGTGTCCCGAGTTGATTCATATTTTAAAGTCAGAGAGCTCTGTTGTAAAAAAATAAGGCATTATGTTACCCTTTGGAAATCATAAAATCCTCTCTAAAAGATACAGTTATTCGCAAAGGAGAAACCCCGATGGTAAAGAATGACCGCTGGATAAAGTCAATGGCAAAAAAAGGCATGATAACCCCGTTTTCGGACAAACAGGTGAGAAAGGGTGTTATCTCATATGGAGTGAGTTCATACGGCTATGATATGAGGATAACCGATGAGTTCAAGATATTTACCAACATAAACACAACCGTGATCGACCCCAAAAAATTCGACCCTCAGAGCTTTATTGATTTTAAAGGGGACGTCTGTATAATACCGCCGAACTCTTTTGCCCTTGCCACGTCTGTGGAGTATTTTAAAATTCCGAGGGAAACGATCATCATCTGCCTTGGCAAATCAACGTATGCGAGATGCGGGATAATCGTCAACGTCACTCCTCTTGAGCCGGAATGGGAGGGCCACGTGACAATAGAAATATCCAACACTACGCCGCTGCCCGTGAAGGTGTATGCCAATGAAGGGATTGCCCAGCTAATATTTTTAGGAGCGGATGAAGTATGCGAAAGGTCCTATGCCGACAAGGCGGGTAAATATCAGGCCCAGAAAGGGATAACGCTGGCCAAGATTTAATCATGAAACCAAAAGAGCGCATAATCCTTGCCCTCGACGTCGCTGATTACACCGAGGCGATCAGGACTGCTAAAAAATTTAAAGACCACATTGAACTGTTCAAGGTAGGCTCTGAACTCTTTACCGCCGCCGGCCCAAGGATCGTGGAAAAGATCAATTCAATGGGCAAGAAGGTCTTTCTTGATCTGAAATTTCACGACATCCCGACCACTGTAGCGAAGTCTGCCTCTGTCGCGGCTAAACTCGGCGTGTTCATGTTTAACGTACACACATCGGGCGGACTTGAAATGATGAAGCAGGCGGCCCAGGCGATCAGAAAGATATCGCTCAAGGAGAATATCGAAAGACCGAAACTCATTGGCGTGACCATATTGACCAGCATTGACCAGGCTGCCCTGCAGGACGAACTTGGGGTCGGACTTCGCATGAGCGCTCAGGTTAAAAACCTCGCGGGACTTGCCCATAAATCAGGGCTCGACGGAGTTGTCGCATCCCCGGAGGATGCTGAGATGATACGTTCAAAATTCGGGAAGAAATTCCTGATCGTTACCCCCGGTATCAGGCCGTCATGGGCAGCGGCTGACGATCAAAAAAGGATGCTTACTCCAAGGCAGGCGCTGATAAAAGGGGCCGATTACCTTGTCATCGGAAGGGCCATCACGTCACAGCCTGATCCAGTCAAGGCGTTAAAACGTATCGAAGAGGAAATAGGGAGCTTGAGTTAGAAGTTTAAAATCAAGAGTTGAAAGTTAAGCGAACTTCTTCACTCTTCACTTGTTATGTTAATCTTTCCCTCAAAAACCAACTTCATTGAAAGCGCGATGACCGGTAAACCCTCCCCTGTCTATGCAGAGCTGCCTTTTATTCCACCGCAGCAGATTTTCGAATGTGTAAACTCCCCGTTCAGTTTTTTGCTTGAAAGTATAAAAGGGCCTGAAAAGATCGCCAGATATTCATTTATAGGCGCAGGACCTTTCCTTACTTTCAAGGTAAAAAACGGTTTTGTTGAAGTAGACGGCAGAATGGAATTTGTAGGGGCGGGTTTCAAACCCGCCCTAAAGGACAGCATCTCCCCTCTAAAGAAACTAAAGGAAATCCTCACAACCTTCAAAATTGAATCATCCGCGGACCTGCCGCCATTTATCGGCGGCGCTGTCGGGACCATAAGTTATGACTTCGTGCATTATTTTGAAAACCTGCCGAAGACCGTGGTTGATGATCTCAAAATACCAGATGCCCACTTCATGCTCGTTGACACAGTTATAGCCGTTGACCACAAGCTGCGAATGACATTTATCATTTCCTGCCCTCTGCAAAGCACAAATGTAGGGGCGGGTTTCAAACCCGCCCTCGGTGAATGGGAAACTGCTTATGACAGAGCCTGTGAGAAAATAAACGCACTTTGTGAAAAGCTAAATCCGGTCCCCTCCCTTGAGGGTTTTAACCCCTCCCATGCCAAGGTCCGCATTCATCACGAGATGGGCAAAGAGGCCTACATGAATATAGTGAGAAGGGCGAAAGAATACATCCGCGCAGGGGATATCTTTCAGGCAAATCTTTCGCAGAGGGTGTCCGCATATCTCGGTGACATCAAACCGTGGCAGGTTTACAAAACTCTGAGCAGGATCAATCCCTCGCCCTTTGCGGCGTATCTTGACCTGGGAGACTACCACATCGCAAGCTCATCGCCGGAGAGGCTGGTTAGGGTTTCGGGCAATACAGTTGAAACACGGCCTATCGCGGGCACGCGGCCGAGAGGTAAAGATGCTGAAAGCGACCATCAGATGAGGACAGACCTTTTGCTGAATGAAAAAGAGCGCGCGGAACATCTCATGCTGATTGACCTTGAAAGAAACGATCTGGGGAAGATATCCGATTACAGCACAGTGGAAGTTGATGAGTTCATGATTACCGAGGACTACTCCCATGTCATTCATATCGTGTCAAACGTGAAGGGGACGCTTGCAAAAGGCAGGGACTGTTTCGACGCGATAAGGGCCACCTTCCCCGGAGGAACGATAACGGGAGTGCCGAAAGTGCGCTGCATGGAGATCATTGACGAACTCGAGCCGGTCGCGCGCGGGCCGTATACAGGTTCGATCGGCTACATAAGTTTTACCGGCGACATGGACTTGAACATTATCATTAGAACGTTTGTGATTAAAGATAAGACCGCGTACGTCCAGGCGGGCGCCGGGATTGTCGCAGATTCAGACCCGGAGAGGGAATATTACGAGAGCCTCAAAAAGGCCGAGGCCCTGATACGCACGCTGGAGACGTTATAGTTATTTGATCTTCCCGCATCCCTTCCTTCTTTTTCAAAGAAAGCTTAAAAGATGCAGCTTAACGCTGAAGTGAAGCAAATCCGTCAGCTAAGCGATAATGAAAATTCAGTCAACGAAGCAATAATTGACTTTACGTCAGGTGATATGTTAAAAAATATATCTATTTTTTCAGTTGGAGGAATTTCATGTACGCTATAATAGAAACAGGCGGAAAACAATACAGGGTCTCCGAGGGAGACGTCCTGAAGATAGAAAAGGTTGAAGAAACAGGCGCTGTCACCTTTGATAAGGTCCTGGCTGTCTCTGACGGAGACAAGCTTTCTGTCGGCAACCCGTTCATTTCATCTGCAACAGTGACTGCCGATGTTGTCAGTACCGGCAAAGGGAAAAAGGTCCTCGTGTTTAAAATGAGGCCGAGGAAAAATTACAGGAAAACAAGAGGGCACAGGCAGCCTTATACGGAAGTTAAGATTAAAGAGATCAAAGTTTCATAACTATATCTTGGAGGAAGTAACATGGCCCATAAAAAAGGCGTAGGAAGCTCACGGAACGGTCGCGATAGTCAATCACAACGCCTCGGTGTAAAAAGATACGGCGGCGAGCTTGTGAAGGCCGGCAATGTCCTTGTAAGGCAGAGAGGCACAAAATTCCATCCCGGCTTTAATGTAGGCAAGGGAAGCGACGACACACTTTTTGCCATGGTCGGCGGGATTGTGAAGTTCGAGCGCAAGGACAAAGACAGACAGCAGATAAGCGTTTATCCGGCAGCAGAGCAAAGCGCGTAGCTGCAAAAAAACATATTAGCAATTCTAAAAGGCGGATTTTTGTCCGCCTTTTTTATTTTTTATCTTAATATTCTGTATCCTATATTCAAAAGAACAAAGATATTAAAAGAAAATTAATCTTAAAGGAAATGAATCCGCAGATGTCGCCGATTGCACGGATAATAATTTAAAATTAATATGTGTAAATCTGAGTTATCTGTGGATATAGAAAATGCAATTCATCGATCAGGTTAAAGTTTACGTTAAAGCCGGTGACGGCGGCAGAGGCTGTATAAGCTTCCGGCGGGAGAAGTACGTTCCCAAAGGCGGGCCCAACGGTGGCGACGGCGGCAGGGGCGGACACATAATCTTTAAGGCCGTGAGCAATTTAAACACCCTTCTGGATTTAAAATACCAGCAGCAGTACCGGGCTGAAAGAGGCGAGCATGGAATGGGCAAAGACATGCACGGTAAAAACGGAAAAGACCTTACCATACCCGTGCCTCCGGGCACGCTTATAAAAGATGCCGACACAGGGGAAGTCCTGTGCGACCTCACAACCGAGGGGCAGGAGTTCTTCGCCGCAAAAGCAGGCAGGGGCGGACTCGGCAATGCGCATTTTAAAACCGCCACAAGACAGGCCCCGATGTTTGCTCAGCCCGGAGAACCCGGTGAAGAAAAAAACCTGGTGCTGGAATTAAAGCTCCTTGCCGATGTGGGTTTAATAGGCCTGCCCAATGCAGGCAAATCCACATTGATATCCGCGCTCTCCGCGGCAAGGCCCAAGGTTGCGGACTACCCTTTTACAACTCTCATTCCCGTGTTAGGCGTTGTCAAACATGAAGATTTCAGAAGCTTTGTGATCGCCGACATTCCCGGACTCATTGAAGGCGCGCACAAAGGAGCAGGGCTGGGATTCCAGTTCCTGCGCCATGTGGAAAGGACATCCATTCTGCTTCATCTCGTTGACATATCCGAAATGGCGGAGGGAGACCCCGTGGAGAATTTCGAAAAGATAAACAAAGAGCTTGAACTCTACAGCCCTGAACTCATGAAGAAACCCCTGTCGGTTGCCGGGACAAAGCTCGATATAAAAGGCGATGGGGAAAGACTTGACAGGCTCGCGCGATATTGTGAAGATAAAGGCTATGATTTTTTCCCGATATGCGCAGTGACTGGAAAAGGGATAAAAGAGCTTTTGATGCATCTTGGGAAAAAAGTAGAGGAGTATAAAAAGTAGGAGTTGTGACCCTGAAGCTGCAGGTTTATGAGAGGGGCGGTAATAAGAGGGGAAAATTCTGCTACAGCTCTGATCAAATCTTGAAACGTCCCGGGCTTGAAGACTTTGAAGGCGAATAGCCAATTCAGTTGCTTATCCTGAAAGATGGAGAAGTTTGTTTTGCAATCTTTTCAAACTAATGCCTTTGGCTTACAATGATATGTACTTTACCTGAGAAACGTAATGAAAAATGATATAGCCAGGGACCCCGTAATAATTATTAAAATTTTGGCAAAATCTATTAGTTCTTT
This window contains:
- a CDS encoding DUF2062 domain-containing protein, giving the protein MSYIRDKFRAIFQVKDTPHRIAMAFALGVFMGISPLLGLHYVGGFFMAWLFRLNKLVTLVGVSVNNPWTIVPLSSFCVWFGAKLIGIKQVLPDVEWGSITFGKIAGKLTDLNSLMTLVKELMPLIASFFVGATIVGAVSAVAGYFIVHNLVTRYQQKAHDAA
- a CDS encoding site-2 protease family protein, whose protein sequence is MTPHKLTRTHVLLFIATFITTTLAGALMKNVIPWEHPEKLYLGLPFSLTLLLILMTHELSHYFMSLKHNVSATLPYFIPAPSIIGTFGAVIKMKPPIPDRRSLIDIGASGPIGGFIIAVIATVIGLNFSEVKPMGELQEGLSFGSSILFNFLSEIILNIDPDKYDVLLHPVAFAGWIGLLVTSLNLLPIGQLDGGHITYALLGDKHAWISKGMIPVLIILGILFWSGWIVWAVIMIFLGYRHPPVVYPYIQLDRKRKVIGWITFVIFILTFTPAPVKGM
- a CDS encoding cobalt-precorrin-5B (C(1))-methyltransferase, with amino-acid sequence MKKHLRSGYTTGACAAAAAKAAALLVTRHPSPVTDVDIPFPDGSRVSFKIHHSELITLNSQLIARASVIKDAGDDPDITNGAEIAAEVKIQSTEHRAQSTEPPQQGDGAQSPIPNPQSLILIKGGKGVGIVTKPGLPVPVGEAAINPVPRKMIEEAVREALLDNSAKVQKYKSAKAKDEKSYSETNISSALLHFCTSVLLEVTISVPQGEELAKKTLNARLGITGGISILGTTGIVKPVSAEAWTATITSSMKVAKAVGLQEIVLSAGRTSEKAHMAEYNLPEESYVLIGDYLEYSLREAKKLGFKKIHLCAQWAKMVKIAMATPQTHVRFGAIDMRKAVEFLNSLGIAVPEDQEFNTAREIFDFINSSPVTRHLLLFSKVCAHAKIYAEEIADGIPVTTHLVSYEGKIISGS
- a CDS encoding mannose-1-phosphate guanylyltransferase/mannose-6-phosphate isomerase codes for the protein MAGGSGSRLWPVSRELFPKQLVSLVGSDSLIQGTIKRLFPLFEAKDIRVVCGDEHFFEIARHLEEIGVPSKGKIIAEPCGRNTAPAILLAVMNILKTEKDAVILIFPSDHVIKDVEGFQARLMTAVSLAKKDYIVTFGIKPDYPETGYGYIEGAKPVQNGAFAIKRFVEKPDDKTARYYLKAGNFFWNSGMFAFKASVLLNEFRAYAPDLFKNMQRMVSKAASVPLSKYQSLPDISIDYAIMEKTKKGVVLPSDFGWSDIGSWKSLYDFLPKGANNNVVEGDVILKNTKNCLIRGNNRLVVTNDIENIVVVETPDTVFVSDLEKSKNVKSIVQELKKQGRNEYKAHTTAYRPWGTYTVLEENKTSKIKRIVVYPGAKLSLQMHHHRSEHWIVVQGTAKIVNGDQTIFLEENQSTYVAKTSPHRLENPGKIPLHLIEVQIGNYLEEDDIIRFDDDFGRK
- a CDS encoding YncE family protein, which gives rise to MNSLRIFLLLFLSLAIPPVTVSGSDATRSAKAARLYVVNSGAENVAVIDTANNQILETIQVGKWPAGLAVSPDKKKIYVLNSNAESSSVSVIDTSTNKVVNTIKTDIGPMHMAIDPEANLAYVTNTDDKENKSVTIIDITNDSIKGRIKFDGTGPFETALVPDKKLAFVVISGGRYVSVINLKDHSETAKIPVGKIPLGAAYSPASKKIYVTSHDDSAVSIIDTAANKVEGTVQVGLNPWYIGIDASANKIYVTCAGDNSVAVIDTATNTAAGSIKVGASPKGIAIDPAARKAYVANKADNSISVIDLKNNKVIDTIQLGKNAHPWGIGLL
- a CDS encoding dCTP deaminase, whose amino-acid sequence is MVKNDRWIKSMAKKGMITPFSDKQVRKGVISYGVSSYGYDMRITDEFKIFTNINTTVIDPKKFDPQSFIDFKGDVCIIPPNSFALATSVEYFKIPRETIIICLGKSTYARCGIIVNVTPLEPEWEGHVTIEISNTTPLPVKVYANEGIAQLIFLGADEVCERSYADKAGKYQAQKGITLAKI
- the pyrF gene encoding orotidine-5'-phosphate decarboxylase; this encodes MKPKERIILALDVADYTEAIRTAKKFKDHIELFKVGSELFTAAGPRIVEKINSMGKKVFLDLKFHDIPTTVAKSASVAAKLGVFMFNVHTSGGLEMMKQAAQAIRKISLKENIERPKLIGVTILTSIDQAALQDELGVGLRMSAQVKNLAGLAHKSGLDGVVASPEDAEMIRSKFGKKFLIVTPGIRPSWAAADDQKRMLTPRQALIKGADYLVIGRAITSQPDPVKALKRIEEEIGSLS
- a CDS encoding anthranilate synthase component I family protein, coding for MTGKPSPVYAELPFIPPQQIFECVNSPFSFLLESIKGPEKIARYSFIGAGPFLTFKVKNGFVEVDGRMEFVGAGFKPALKDSISPLKKLKEILTTFKIESSADLPPFIGGAVGTISYDFVHYFENLPKTVVDDLKIPDAHFMLVDTVIAVDHKLRMTFIISCPLQSTNVGAGFKPALGEWETAYDRACEKINALCEKLNPVPSLEGFNPSHAKVRIHHEMGKEAYMNIVRRAKEYIRAGDIFQANLSQRVSAYLGDIKPWQVYKTLSRINPSPFAAYLDLGDYHIASSSPERLVRVSGNTVETRPIAGTRPRGKDAESDHQMRTDLLLNEKERAEHLMLIDLERNDLGKISDYSTVEVDEFMITEDYSHVIHIVSNVKGTLAKGRDCFDAIRATFPGGTITGVPKVRCMEIIDELEPVARGPYTGSIGYISFTGDMDLNIIIRTFVIKDKTAYVQAGAGIVADSDPEREYYESLKKAEALIRTLETL
- the rplU gene encoding 50S ribosomal protein L21 — protein: MYAIIETGGKQYRVSEGDVLKIEKVEETGAVTFDKVLAVSDGDKLSVGNPFISSATVTADVVSTGKGKKVLVFKMRPRKNYRKTRGHRQPYTEVKIKEIKVS
- the rpmA gene encoding 50S ribosomal protein L27, encoding MAHKKGVGSSRNGRDSQSQRLGVKRYGGELVKAGNVLVRQRGTKFHPGFNVGKGSDDTLFAMVGGIVKFERKDKDRQQISVYPAAEQSA
- the obgE gene encoding GTPase ObgE, with the protein product MQFIDQVKVYVKAGDGGRGCISFRREKYVPKGGPNGGDGGRGGHIIFKAVSNLNTLLDLKYQQQYRAERGEHGMGKDMHGKNGKDLTIPVPPGTLIKDADTGEVLCDLTTEGQEFFAAKAGRGGLGNAHFKTATRQAPMFAQPGEPGEEKNLVLELKLLADVGLIGLPNAGKSTLISALSAARPKVADYPFTTLIPVLGVVKHEDFRSFVIADIPGLIEGAHKGAGLGFQFLRHVERTSILLHLVDISEMAEGDPVENFEKINKELELYSPELMKKPLSVAGTKLDIKGDGERLDRLARYCEDKGYDFFPICAVTGKGIKELLMHLGKKVEEYKK